From the Cryptomeria japonica chromosome 2, Sugi_1.0, whole genome shotgun sequence genome, one window contains:
- the LOC131859918 gene encoding FAD-dependent monooxygenase notI'-like has product MGFSRVYKGIEEGQIVVRSMENMQTHSIIAHAGDYTLWVLRTKDESEDLANSLVGGRGDIGIPGCKARALKRLDGLEGWDSVREVIDATSEDIISERKIMDRLPLDKWSDADGHVLLIGDAAHAQYVGPGQGVRTAFEDAHQLSLLLQHASHSSFTEKSIRDAVKRFEELRIPRMKKMQLYAAYNTRLPKFQPEWFQNLTAEERMRVYEEYSKWVHSYPNKQECDPDSIYFNPDSTYFK; this is encoded by the exons ATGGGATTTAGCAGAGTTTATAAGGGCATAGAAGAGGGGCAAATTGTTGTTCGATCAATGGAGAATATGCAGACCCACAGCATTATTGCCCATGCAG GGGATTACACTCTGTGGGTTCTTCGTACGAAAGATGAATCAGAGGATTTGGCAAACTCATTGGTAGGAGGAAGAGGAGACATTGGTATTCCTGGTTGTAAAGCTCGCGCTCTTAAACGATTGGATGGCCTTGAAGGATGGGATAGTGTTCGAGAAGTTATTGATGCAACCAGTGAGGACATTATATCAGAAAGAAAGATCATGGACAGGTTGCCCCTAGATAAATGGAGTGATGCAGATGGTCATGTCCTACTCATTGGTGATG CTGCACATGCTCAGTATGTTGGACCAGGACAAGGCGTCAGAACTGCATTTGAAGATGCCCATCAACTCTCCCTCCTTCTTCAACATGCAAGTCACTCATCTTTTACAGAGAAAAGCATTAGAGATGCTGTCAAAAG GTTTGAAGAGTTAAGAATTCCTCGGATGAAAAAGATGCAGCTGTATGCAGCCTATAACACAAGGCTTCCTAAATTTCAACCTGAGTGGTTCCAGAATTTGACAGCGGAAGAAAGAATGAGAGTCTATGAGGAATACTCGAAATGGGTTCATTCATATCCCAACAAGCAAGAGTGTGACCCTGACTCCATCTATTTCAACCCTGATTCCACCTATTTCAAGTGA